In the genome of Candidatus Baltobacteraceae bacterium, one region contains:
- the acpS gene encoding holo-ACP synthase, with protein sequence MIVGIGIDLAEVDRYRFDESTLAWFARKIYTDDEMRYAMRKRHWAERLAGFYAAKEATRKAFGHAIPWRWVGVAHERSGKPIIELYGKAQRLVADRGITNIHLTITHTATTAAAVVILER encoded by the coding sequence ATGATCGTTGGTATCGGCATCGATCTCGCCGAGGTCGATCGCTACCGCTTCGACGAGTCGACGCTCGCGTGGTTCGCGCGCAAGATTTACACGGACGACGAGATGCGCTACGCGATGCGCAAGCGCCACTGGGCCGAGCGTCTTGCCGGCTTCTACGCCGCCAAGGAGGCAACGCGCAAAGCGTTCGGCCACGCGATACCGTGGCGCTGGGTCGGCGTCGCGCACGAACGCAGCGGCAAGCCGATCATCGAGCTTTACGGTAAAGCGCAGCGTCTGGTCGCCGACCGCGGCATCACGAACATTCATCTGACCATCACGCACACCGCGACCACCGCTGCCGCTGTCGTCATTCTCGAACGATGA
- a CDS encoding NAD(P)H-hydrate dehydratase codes for MIYVLEPDAMRAADGAAIAAVGEDALMRNAGARIAERLRAIAPRGGRIVAFAGPGNNGGDAFAALAELGSEFDCAVYAVAGGRTSAARAAAEERARAAGVTTRPLPSSERDARAALEGAIAVDGLFGTGARLPLPDTYSGAVRALDARAHPVVSIDIPSGVDALTGAVAGDAVRATVTVTLGAAKPGLLLDPARERAGELWYARIGIGDAILSGAPHTYAALDDDAFLRALPVRATSADKRSAGAPLIVAGSAQFPGAAVLCALAAARAGAGYVTVAAPSSAAAVLRAHLVEQVVVEIPDDLPVERAVDELLEIEKRNTAVGIGPGLGLDNRTGEIVAAFLARTTLPAVIDASALFHLAKRLDVLRGKPAVVTPHAGEFARLSGKGTVAPEDRMARVREFVGRTGITTLLKGRDTIVDDGSTVHLNVTGTNALATAGTGDVLTGTIATLLAQGLSPVDAARTGAYWHGLAGQIAARHRPVGVIAGDVAAALAAALPSVDAENRAAFRQSRRGDLWRIY; via the coding sequence ATGATCTACGTTCTCGAGCCCGACGCCATGCGTGCGGCCGACGGCGCAGCGATCGCCGCCGTCGGCGAAGATGCACTGATGCGCAACGCCGGCGCGCGGATCGCGGAGCGCCTGCGCGCGATCGCGCCGCGGGGCGGCCGCATCGTCGCCTTCGCCGGGCCCGGAAATAACGGCGGAGATGCGTTTGCGGCACTAGCCGAGTTGGGCAGCGAGTTCGACTGCGCGGTGTACGCGGTCGCCGGGGGGCGGACGTCGGCGGCGCGCGCAGCGGCGGAGGAACGCGCGCGCGCTGCGGGCGTTACGACGCGACCGCTGCCGTCATCGGAACGCGATGCGCGCGCCGCGCTCGAAGGCGCCATCGCCGTCGACGGTCTCTTCGGAACCGGCGCGCGGCTGCCGCTTCCCGATACGTACTCCGGCGCGGTGCGCGCGCTCGATGCGCGCGCGCATCCGGTAGTGTCGATCGACATCCCGTCGGGAGTCGACGCGTTGACGGGCGCGGTCGCCGGCGACGCGGTACGCGCGACCGTCACGGTAACGCTGGGCGCGGCAAAGCCCGGATTGCTGCTGGATCCGGCGCGCGAACGCGCGGGCGAACTCTGGTACGCACGCATCGGCATTGGGGACGCAATCCTTTCGGGTGCGCCGCACACGTACGCCGCACTCGACGACGACGCGTTTCTGCGCGCGCTTCCGGTCCGTGCGACGAGCGCGGACAAGCGCAGCGCCGGTGCGCCGTTGATCGTCGCGGGCTCGGCGCAGTTTCCCGGCGCTGCGGTGCTGTGCGCGCTGGCCGCCGCCCGCGCCGGTGCGGGTTACGTTACCGTCGCGGCGCCTTCGAGCGCTGCGGCCGTCCTGCGCGCGCACCTCGTCGAGCAAGTCGTCGTCGAGATACCCGACGATCTACCGGTAGAGCGCGCGGTCGACGAGCTGCTCGAGATCGAGAAGCGAAATACGGCCGTCGGGATCGGGCCGGGTTTGGGACTCGATAACCGCACCGGCGAGATCGTCGCGGCGTTTCTCGCTCGCACGACGCTGCCCGCGGTCATCGACGCCAGCGCGCTTTTCCATCTCGCAAAGCGCTTAGACGTGCTGCGCGGTAAGCCCGCGGTCGTCACGCCGCACGCCGGCGAGTTCGCGCGTCTCTCCGGCAAGGGCACCGTCGCCCCTGAGGACCGCATGGCGCGCGTGCGCGAGTTCGTCGGGCGTACCGGAATCACGACCTTGCTCAAGGGTCGCGATACGATCGTCGACGACGGCTCGACGGTTCACCTGAACGTGACCGGAACCAACGCACTCGCGACCGCGGGTACGGGCGACGTCCTCACCGGGACCATCGCGACCCTGCTCGCGCAAGGCTTGTCCCCGGTCGATGCGGCCCGGACCGGCGCGTACTGGCACGGCCTCGCGGGGCAGATCGCGGCCCGGCACCGCCCCGTCGGGGTCATTGCCGGCGACGTCGCCGCCGCGCTGGCCGCGGCACTCCCAAGCGTCGACGCCGAGAACCGTGCGGCATTCCGGCAATCGCGGCGCGGCGACCTCTGGCGTATTTATTGA